A window of Equus quagga isolate Etosha38 unplaced genomic scaffold, UCLA_HA_Equagga_1.0 146_RagTag, whole genome shotgun sequence contains these coding sequences:
- the LOC124232950 gene encoding transmembrane protein 33, producing MADTAPNGPQGAGAVQFMMTNKLDTAMWFSRLFTVYCSALFVLPLLGLHEAASFYQRALLANALTSALRLHQRLPHFQLSRAFLAQALLEDSCHYLLYSLIFVNSYPVTMSIFPVLLFSLLHAATYTKKVLDAKGSNSLPLLRSVLDKLSANQQNILKFIACNEIFLMPATVFMLFSGQGSLLQPFIYYRFLTLRYSSRRNPYCRTLFNELRIIVEHIIMKPACPLFVRRLCLQSIAFISRLAPTVA from the exons ATGGCGGATACGGCCCCTAACGGCCCCCAAGGGGCGGGCGCGGTG caATTCATGATGACCAATAAACTGGACACAGCAATGTGGTTTTCTCGCTTGTTCACAGTTTACTGCTCTGCTTTGTTTGTTCTGCCTCTTCTTGG GTTGCATGAAGCAGCAAGCTTTTACCAACGTGCTTTGCTGGCAAATGCTCTTACCAGTGCTCTGAGGCTGCACCAAAGATTACCGCACTTCCAGTTGAGCAGAGCATTCCTGGCCCAGGCTTTGTTGGAGGACAGCTGCCACTACCTGTTGTATTCACTCATCTTTGTCAATTCCTACCCTGTTACAA TGAGCATTTTCCCAGTCTTGTTGTTCTCTTTGCTTCATGCTGCCACGTATACAAAAAAGGTCCTTGAT GCAAAGGGTTCAAATAGTTTACCTCTGCTGAGATCTGTCTTGGATAAATTAAGTGCTAATCaacagaatattttgaaattcattgcTTGTAACGAAATATTCTTGATGCCTGCTACAGTTTTTATGCTTTTTAG tgGTCAAGGAAGTTTGCTCCAGCCTTTTATATACTATAGATTTCTAACTCTTCGATATTCCTCTCGAAGAAATCCATATTGTCG GACCTTGTTTAATGAACTGAGGATTATTGTTGAACATATAATAATGAAACCTGCTTGCCCACTGTTTGTGAGAAGACTTTGTCTCCAGAGCATTGCCTTTATAAGCAGACTGGCACCAACAGTTGCGTAG